The Saccopteryx leptura isolate mSacLep1 chromosome 2, mSacLep1_pri_phased_curated, whole genome shotgun sequence genome has a window encoding:
- the TEX52 gene encoding testis-expressed protein 52 — translation MACNPGRSPRGWSNPSHTRDPFLQMVQADESLLAHHTTVYTRAQREFLLPDEPWELPGFTRQAYHQLALKLPPCTDMKSEVRQRLIHPLKDEAKHTWGFHTWLDVGRLPAIFPTRPDKPYDSNVWRWLTDPRAHCRPPAQPHIPPPSCMGRNSLLTFIHSTPIFLDESRKNQMISRTVKELRELEKLKLRSEVRAPPLDSNGNILPPKDFKK, via the exons ATGGCCTGCAACCCGGGAAGATCACCCAGAGGGTGGAGTAATCCATCACATACCAGAGACCCTTTTCTGCAG ATGGTCCAGGCCGATGAGTCCCTCCTGGCACACCACACAACAGTCTACACACGGGCTCAGCGGGAGTTTCTCCTACCTGATGAACCCTGGGAATTGCCTGGCTTTACCCGGCAAGCCTACCACCAGCTGGCCCTGAAGCTGCCGCCCTGCACAGACATGAAGTCCGAGGTACGCCAGCGACTAATCCATCCTTTGAAGGATGAAGCCAAGCACACCTGGGGCTTTCACACATGGCTTGACGTGGGGCGCTTGCCCGCCATCTTTCCCACCAGGCCTGACAAACCCTACGATAGCAATGTCTGGCGCTGGCTGACGGACCCCAGGGCCCACTGCCGCCCCCCGGCACAGCCCcacatcccccctccctcctgtaTGGGCCGAAACAGCCTCCTGACTTTCATCCACTCCACACCTATCTTCCTGGACGAGAGCAGGAAGAATCAGATGATTTCCAGGACAGTGAAGGAACTAAGGGAGTTAGAGAAACTCAAGTTGAGGAGTGAAGTAAGGGCACCTCCACTCGACAGCAATGGCAACATCCTGCCTCCGAAGGACTTCAAGAAGTAA